One Oryza brachyantha chromosome 3, ObraRS2, whole genome shotgun sequence DNA segment encodes these proteins:
- the LOC102719659 gene encoding sex determination protein tasselseed-2-like: protein MHATLASYAQDLAMPAAALELLPDKAHQSSMAPSLHGWDAANGAPTPMPRRLEGKVAIVTGGARGIGEAIVRLFVKHGAKVVIADIDEAAGEALAAALGPHVGFVRCDVSVEEDVERAVERAVARYGRLDVLCNNAGVLGRQTRAAKSILSFDAGEFDRVLRVNALGAALGMKHAALAMTPRRAGSIISVASVAGVLGGLGPHAYTASKHAIVGLTKNAACELGAHGIRVNCISPFGVATPMLINAWRQGHDASTADDADADIDLDIAVPSDEEVEKMEEVVRGLATLKGPTLRPRDIAEAALFLASDDSRYISGHNLVVDGGVTTSRNLIGL, encoded by the exons ATGCACGCTACCCTCGCCTCCTACGCCCAGGATCTCGCCATGCCTGCCGCTGCACTCGAGCTCCTCCCGGACAAGGCGCACCAGTCGTCCATGGCGCCGTCGCTCCACGGCTGGGACGCCGCCAATGGCGCACCCACCCCCATGCCCAGGAG GCTGGAAGGGAAGGTGGCCATtgtcaccggcggcgcgcgggggaTCGGGGAGGCGATTGTGAGGCTGTTCGTGAAGCACGGGGCGAAGGTGGTGATCGCGGACATCGACGaggcggccggggaggcgctggcggcggcgctgggccCGCACGTCGGCTTCGTGCGGTGCGACgtgtcggtggaggaggacgTGGAGCGCGCCGTCGAGCGCGCCGTGGCGCGGTACGGGCGGCTGGACGTGCTGTGCAACAACGCCGGGGTGCTGGGCCGCCAGACGCGCGCCGCCAAGAGCATACTGTCGTTCGACGCCGGCGAGTTCGACCGCGTGCTCCGCGTCAACGCGCTGGGCGCCGCGCTCGGCATGAAGCACGCGGCGCTCGCCATgaccccgcgccgcgccggcagcATCATCTCCGTCGCCAGCGTCGCCGGCGTGCTCGGCGGGCTCGGCCCACACGCCTACACCGCCTCCAAGCACGCCATCGTGGGGCTCACCAAGAACGCCGCCTGCGAGCTCGGCGCCCACGGCATCCGCGTGAACTGCATCTCCCCCTTCGGCGTCGCCACCCCGATGCTCATCAACGCCTGGCGCCAGGGCCACGACGCCTCCACCGCCGatgacgccgacgccgacatCGACCTCGACATCGCCGTCCCCAGcgacgaggaggtggagaAGATGGAGGAGGTGGTCAGGGGCCTCGCTACGCTCAAGGGCCCGACGCTGAGACCCAGGGACATCGCCGAGGCGGCGCTCTTCCTTGCCAGCGACGACTCCAGATACATTTCCGGCCACAacctcgtcgtcgacggcggcgtcacCACCTCCAGAAACCTAATTGGCCTTTGA